The DNA sequence TGGAACCAGGCTCTGTAACCTTTCAGCTGCCACGACGCTCCAGCTTCCTGTTGCTTCTACTGCTATACTAAGCACAAGTCAAAAGTCTGGGTCCTGATTGGTTCACACCGCCTGTTGTACATTTCTCACATGTTtgaggaggtcatgtgacctgacagCAGTGCATCCAGCACAGATATCAGATTAAAAAGACCTTCTCTGGGGCAAAGTGATGTTCAGTGCTACTAGCTTACAGCTACAGACGAGTGAcgaatgaaaggaaaaaccggtccaggtctgaatgctggacccctacagtgagggggtctgggggctctgttatgctatggggggcattttgctggcgtgatttgggtccacttgtccccttagagggaagggtcactgctaatcaatacaaagtagttgtgagtgatcagctttatcctatgatgaaacatttctatcctgatgggagtggtctcttccaggatgacaatgcccccattcacaggacacgaggggtcactgaatggtttgatgagcattaaatgatgtgaatcatatgttatgaccttcacagtcaccagatctcaacccagctgaacacCTATGAGAGATTTAGGacttagacagcgctctccaccaccatcatcacaacaccacatAAGGGAATATCTTTatgaagaatgatgttcatccctccagaagagttcagagactgtagaatcaataaGAAGGCTGACGAACAGTGACCCTTTACTTGgacggagcagaggagaggcagaCAGCGGAGGAAATGCTCACAGTTATTGGATGTCAGGAAGCAAATTTGTCATTGCACAGCCATCCAAAGGTTGAATAACATTATTCTCAGTAGCCATTGCAGTGAGTTTTATCCAGAAGCCTGGTTTTACATAACTACAGGTTGGTTAGGCTAAAATCCATTATCTGTGGTTGGCCACTCAGAAAacattcagccaatcagaggagagGGTCAttgagcagacacaaaacagcctgTTCTTGGTAGAGCTCCAGAGACCCGCCACTCTCTatctcaactcaactcaactttatttataaagcactttacAAACAACACAGTTGATCCAAAGTACTTTACAGCACACAGaggaaagcaaaaacaaaagaaagaagaccAAAACACAATATAGgcaaagagaaaagtaaaaataaaaacagaatgaagaaaataacaataatagtaatattaatCCTAATAACAAGGCACATGGTCACACAAGgcacacagagacaacacagacatacaaagaCTTCAGCGGAAATACTTGAGTTGGTTAAGTTTGGCACAGCTCTGCTCCAGTCCTGGATCTCTGGACAGACAGACGTCTTTGGTCAGAAGATCTCAGGCCTCTGGCAGTGTGATATAGGGATGGGAGTTCTATTATATAAGAAGGTACAAGACCATTTAACCCTTTGTAAGCACACAGCACAATTTTGAAGTCAATTCTATACTTAACCAGTGCAGGGAAGCGAAGATGGGGTGATGTGGTCCCTTTTTTTGACCTTGTTGAAACTCTTTCATTCTGAATTAACTGGAGACGGGATAAAGAAGACTGAGTGATACCAAAATACAAAGAGTTACAGCAATCAAGGCGGGACGATATGAAGGCATGGATGACTTTCTCCAGATCAGTGGTACAGAACAAcctgattgatttatttgtcaAACTCGAGTGCTGAGTCAAATATGACTCCAAGAAATAATGTCAGTTAATTGTTGTGACCCAAATAATAAAATTTTAGATTTATTCTCATTGAGTTGGAGAAAGTTTGCAGCCATCCAGGATTTAATGTGTTGATGACTGTTATTCAGGTCAATGAGTTTGTTGCAGTTATTTGGTTCTAGGGGACGTAGatctgtgtgtcatctgcataacagtgaaaagaaaGGTTGTGTTTTTGAATAATATGACCTAATGGAAGCATATAGATGGAGAGCAGGATTGGACCAAGTATAGAACCTTGGGGGACACCACAGGAGATGAAGcctgaggatgaggaagagctACAAATTGAAGCAGAACAACtacaacaccaacaacaacaacaacaacaacaacaacaacaacaataacaatagatacatgactagcaacaacaaacagcagtaacagcaggagaaggacaACCCAGTCAGCGCGGTCCATggggtttcctgcggatgagaaagAACCAAGAACTTcagggaagaagtcaagttactAACATGCAGtaatggtaaatgaatacatacagaaggagaggaggaagaggagagaggagctcagtgcatcataggaagtcccccggcagtctaggcctatagcagcataattAAAGGCTGGTCaaaaggcgagcctggtcggcccttactataagctttatccaaaaggaaagttttaggcctactcttaaacgttaTATCTCAACTGTTATTGCACTTCATTTTTGTGACTACACTTGCACGTGCAATTTAACTTCAGCTGATACTTTCACAACTGAAACATAAACTCCTTCCAGCACTTCAACTTTAACTGCCACTGTAACGTCTTTCAGTGTTTCAACATCAACCatatcatttaaatgtatttattactaGACGGAAAAACACTCAATTATTCTAAAGAAATTATTTCCATTTCTATTTATTCATCCATTTATCAATCCTTTTGTAACTCTTTGAAATGACTTTAACTGTCATccacaaaaaaattacaaattttcTCAACTTTGGAGAGTGTGCAGACAGAACTGTGGGAGCGTTGATTCCCTGCTGGACTTGACATGAATGAGGTGGGAATGGTCTGTTGAGATTCTCCTGTCATGAAGACACATAAAGCAGCAGCCTCACGTTAGTTACTGCAGCAGTCTGCAACACAAGGtcacatgtggtaaactgtgtgtaataattgtaataataatattaaggTGTCATTTAAGAAATCTGTACATTCAGTGAAGGTGCAGACTAACTTGATTGTGAGTTCATGCTGCTTGTGAATTCATTTAACGTACATGTTTGAAATTTTTAAAAGTGAAGCATTGTTGTCAGTGTGAAGCTcggaaaatatgaaaataatgtcaGTGATTTTCAGAACAAtgtctttgaacaaaacaaattatttgttttgtgttacaGAATGAGAATCACACTTTATTATGAATTGCAAACTGGTTTGTCGCGTAAAACAAGAATGACAGTAAATTCAACTTTATCTTACTTCATTTTCAGCACGTATATACACATTGGAACTTTAAGATATTTGTACTTCATGTTAACTGCGATGTTATACACTGTTATCATTACTGCCAACACATCACTCATTGTGGTTATCTGTATGAACAGAAGCTTACATGAACCTATGTACCTTTTTCTGTGCAGCTTGTTTGTAAATGAACTGTTTGGTAGTACAGGGTTGTTTCCATTCCTTCTGGTTCAGATCCTCTCTGACATTCACACTGTTTCtacttctttttgtttcctgcaAATTTTCTGTTTGTATACGTATGCAACTGTGGAATTTTTCAACTTAGCCATCATGTCTTATGACAGATATCTTGCTATCTGTTGTCCTCTACAATATAACACACGGATGACGTCTAACAAGGCATTAATCTTTATTACTGTGATATGGTTGTACTCGTTTGTGAAATGTCTTATTACTTTATCCTTAAACATCCGTTTGCCACTTTGTGGAAACATCATAAACAGTTTGTATTGCAATAACTACCTAGTTGTTAAACTGGCATGTTCTGAAACCAAAGTGAATAACATTTATGGACTTTTTGGTGTTGTTCTTACCATCATAGTCCCTCTGTTTCCAATCCTTTTCTCTTATATGAAAATTCTTAAAGTTTGTTTCTCTGGTTCTGAACAGACCAGACAGAAAGCCGTCAGTACCTGCACACCTCACCTTGCTTCCCTCCTTAACTTTTCTTTTGGATGTTTGTTTGAAATACTTCAGAGTAGATTTGATATGagcagtgtttccagtgtgctGAGAATCATTCTGTCGCTGTATTTTCTGATCATGCAACCACTTCTGAATCCTATCATGTATGGACtgcaaatgtcaaaaatacgaaataaatgtaaacaccTGTTCTGTTCTAAAATGTGGGCTTGTCATAGAGATATTATGTAGGTGTGTTAACAAAAGAATCAGTAAATATTTCACGATATACTGTCTTAAATtgttcaattaattaaaaaaaagagatgtgaaTCTGGCTAGTGTGGAAGGTAGTGAACTGAAATAATGTTCTGGTAATGAACTTAAAGAAAACATGTAGTTGGTAGGAAATGTTGACTGCTTGATTACTTGTAGcttttatcattatcatataGAGGAATATGGAATATGCTGTTTCTGAAAGGTGAGGAAAGTATGTAACTTGTATAATCTGAGTGGCAATGGACCAAATATGAGCTGCTTTATAGACTCATTCTATGCCTACAgatgtgcattttatttaacaaaata is a window from the Thunnus thynnus chromosome 7, fThuThy2.1, whole genome shotgun sequence genome containing:
- the LOC137186839 gene encoding olfactory receptor 11A1-like — encoded protein: MTVNSTLSYFIFSTYIHIGTLRYLYFMLTAMLYTVIITANTSLIVVICMNRSLHEPMYLFLCSLFVNELFGSTGLFPFLLVQILSDIHTVSTSFCFLQIFCLYTYATVEFFNLAIMSYDRYLAICCPLQYNTRMTSNKALIFITVIWLYSFVKCLITLSLNIRLPLCGNIINSLYCNNYLVVKLACSETKVNNIYGLFGVVLTIIVPLFPILFSYMKILKVCFSGSEQTRQKAVSTCTPHLASLLNFSFGCLFEILQSRFDMSSVSSVLRIILSLYFLIMQPLLNPIMYGLQMSKIRNKCKHLFCSKMWACHRDIM